The Arthrobacter sp. NicSoilC5 genome has a window encoding:
- a CDS encoding glycosyltransferase: MTTPADQRPLTILIAADTYPPDVNGAAQFGYRLAKGMTARGHNVHVLASRDSKGKSFTEFREEATVHRLRSHKAFTHESFRLCFPWEIKKEISLLFDRVKPDVVHIQSHYMIGEHVLYEAVKRGVRIIATNHFMPENLNPFLPFPQWFKDIIGRVSWKDMGKVMGQADVVTTPTPLAARAMHEHAFLRKVLPLSNGIDSAAYELQPGEHIEPHAHPTVLFAGRLAEEKHVDVLIEAIGKTPPELNVHLEIVGGGEVRSALEDLVRRLGLTSRVKFLGLASDEELRTAYIRADLFCMPGTAELQSLVTLEAMSASTPVVLADAMALPHLVRDGENGYLFTPNDSDDLAKKITQVLELPKDEQQAMGRASRQLVEPHSIQGTLQTFEDLYRGASYEDKVV, from the coding sequence ATGACCACGCCCGCCGACCAGCGCCCCCTGACCATCCTCATCGCCGCAGACACCTATCCGCCGGACGTCAACGGCGCGGCCCAGTTTGGCTACCGGCTGGCCAAGGGAATGACTGCCCGGGGCCACAACGTCCATGTCCTGGCGTCCCGCGACAGCAAGGGAAAGAGCTTCACCGAGTTCCGCGAGGAAGCAACCGTGCACCGGCTCCGCTCGCACAAGGCGTTCACCCACGAGAGCTTCCGCCTCTGCTTCCCCTGGGAAATCAAGAAGGAAATCAGCCTCCTCTTCGACCGGGTGAAGCCCGACGTCGTGCATATCCAAAGCCACTACATGATCGGCGAGCACGTTCTCTATGAGGCTGTGAAGCGCGGCGTCCGCATCATTGCCACCAACCACTTCATGCCCGAAAACCTCAACCCCTTCCTGCCGTTCCCGCAGTGGTTCAAGGACATCATTGGGCGGGTTTCCTGGAAGGACATGGGCAAGGTCATGGGCCAGGCGGACGTGGTGACAACGCCCACGCCGCTTGCCGCCCGCGCCATGCACGAGCACGCCTTCCTCCGCAAGGTTTTGCCGCTGTCCAACGGCATCGACTCCGCCGCCTATGAACTGCAGCCCGGTGAGCACATCGAGCCGCACGCCCACCCCACTGTCCTGTTCGCCGGCCGCCTCGCCGAGGAAAAGCACGTGGACGTGCTGATCGAGGCCATCGGCAAAACGCCGCCGGAGCTGAACGTACACCTGGAGATCGTGGGCGGCGGCGAAGTGCGCTCCGCCCTGGAGGATTTGGTGCGGCGGCTCGGCCTCACCAGCCGGGTCAAATTCCTGGGCCTGGCCAGCGACGAGGAACTGCGTACCGCCTACATCCGGGCCGACCTGTTCTGCATGCCCGGAACGGCGGAACTGCAGTCGCTGGTGACACTGGAAGCGATGTCCGCCTCCACCCCCGTGGTCCTGGCGGACGCCATGGCGCTGCCGCACCTGGTCCGCGACGGCGAGAACGGGTACCTCTTCACTCCCAACGACAGTGATGACCTGGCCAAGAAGATCACCCAGGTGCTGGAACTGCCCAAGGACGAACAGCAGGCCATGGGCCGCGCCAGCCGGCAGCTGGTGGAGCCGCACAGCATCCAGGGGACGCTGCAGACCTTCGAGGACCTGTACCGCGGCGCCTCCTACGAGGACAAAGTGGTCTGA
- a CDS encoding acyl-CoA dehydrogenase family protein, with protein sequence MATSAADFPELPYADGDFFAFEQLLSGKEQDRLAEVRDFLAREVKPIAVDCWNRGEFPMDLVPKLAGLDLVSPVRRQGYSNLFAGMLHAEATRADASIATFLGVHDGLFTGSIELLASKEQQDEWLPDIYALKKIGAFGLTEPLGGSDVAGGTRTTARRDGDNWILNGAKRWIGNATFSDWVVVYARDVADNQVKGFLVDTTLPGYSATKIENKISLRTVQNADIVLTDVVVPDHFKLANANSFRDVNKVLKVTRLSVAWQAVGLQMAAFDVARRYAVERRQFGRPLASFQLIQDQLVRILGNTVSSMGMMVRLSQLEDAGEAKDEQSALAKAFATDRMRESVALGRSILGGNGIVTDYGMAKIFADAEAIYSYEGTAEINTLVTGRAITGISAIV encoded by the coding sequence ATGGCCACCTCCGCAGCCGATTTCCCAGAGCTTCCCTACGCCGACGGCGACTTCTTCGCCTTCGAGCAGCTTCTCTCCGGCAAGGAGCAGGACCGGCTGGCCGAAGTCCGCGACTTCCTGGCGCGTGAGGTCAAGCCCATTGCGGTGGACTGCTGGAACCGCGGAGAGTTCCCCATGGACCTGGTACCGAAGCTTGCCGGGCTGGACCTGGTCAGTCCGGTGCGGAGGCAGGGGTATTCCAACCTCTTCGCCGGCATGCTGCACGCCGAAGCCACCCGCGCGGACGCCTCCATCGCCACCTTCCTGGGCGTGCACGACGGACTGTTCACCGGCTCCATTGAGTTGCTGGCGTCCAAGGAGCAGCAGGACGAATGGCTTCCTGATATCTACGCGCTGAAGAAGATCGGGGCCTTTGGCCTGACCGAGCCGCTGGGCGGCAGCGACGTGGCCGGCGGAACGCGCACCACGGCGCGCAGGGACGGGGACAACTGGATCCTCAACGGCGCAAAGCGCTGGATCGGCAATGCCACGTTCTCCGACTGGGTGGTGGTGTACGCCCGCGACGTGGCGGACAACCAGGTCAAGGGCTTCCTGGTGGACACCACGCTGCCTGGATACAGCGCAACAAAGATCGAGAACAAAATCTCCTTGCGGACTGTCCAGAATGCCGACATCGTCCTGACGGACGTCGTGGTGCCGGACCACTTCAAGCTCGCCAACGCCAACAGCTTCCGCGACGTCAACAAGGTGCTCAAAGTCACCCGCCTGTCAGTTGCCTGGCAGGCCGTGGGCCTCCAGATGGCCGCCTTCGATGTTGCCCGCCGCTATGCCGTGGAGCGCCGGCAGTTCGGCCGTCCCCTGGCCTCCTTCCAGCTCATCCAGGACCAGCTGGTCCGGATCCTGGGCAACACGGTCAGCTCCATGGGCATGATGGTCCGGCTCTCCCAGCTGGAGGACGCCGGGGAGGCGAAGGACGAACAATCCGCACTGGCCAAGGCCTTCGCCACCGACCGCATGAGGGAGAGTGTGGCGCTGGGCCGCAGCATCCTGGGCGGCAACGGCATCGTGACCGACTACGGGATGGCCAAAATCTTCGCCGACGCGGAGGCCATCTACTCCTACGAGGGCACGGCTGAAATCAACACCCTGGTGACAGGGCGCGCCATCACCGGGATCTCGGCCATCGTCTAG
- a CDS encoding M23 family metallopeptidase: MKTSVLLAAFLLLPASIATPGAGLPNSAALPYSAAIPNSAALPNSAAIPNSAAIPNSAPIPNSAAGFSHAAAARQGSTTTAARAGAAPSWQWPLAPRPPVLRPFDPPPKPWLSGHRGVDLDFAAGTQVLSPAAGTVSFAGVVVDRPVITIDHGGGLRSSFEPVESTLAVGAAVARGEVIGTVLPGHCPAAQCLHWGVREGEDYVNPLQFVLDLRPSILLPLAGGP; the protein is encoded by the coding sequence CTGCTGGCCGCCTTCCTGCTGCTGCCGGCCTCGATTGCCACCCCGGGCGCGGGCCTTCCGAACAGCGCGGCCCTCCCCTACAGCGCAGCCATTCCGAACAGCGCAGCCCTCCCGAACAGTGCCGCCATCCCGAACAGTGCCGCCATCCCGAACAGCGCGCCCATTCCCAACAGCGCAGCCGGCTTCAGCCACGCGGCCGCCGCCCGGCAGGGAAGTACGACGACGGCCGCCCGGGCGGGTGCCGCCCCTTCCTGGCAGTGGCCCCTGGCACCGCGCCCGCCGGTGCTGCGCCCTTTCGATCCCCCGCCCAAGCCATGGCTGAGCGGGCACCGGGGCGTAGACCTTGACTTCGCCGCAGGCACGCAGGTCTTGTCACCCGCAGCCGGAACGGTGAGTTTCGCGGGCGTGGTGGTGGACCGTCCCGTGATCACCATCGACCATGGCGGCGGCCTGCGGAGCAGTTTCGAACCCGTGGAAAGCACGTTGGCCGTGGGCGCCGCCGTGGCCCGGGGCGAGGTCATCGGCACTGTGCTGCCGGGGCACTGTCCGGCGGCGCAGTGCCTGCACTGGGGCGTGCGGGAAGGAGAGGACTACGTCAATCCCCTGCAGTTCGTCCTGGACCTCCGCCCGTCCATCCTGCTGCCGCTGGCCGGTGGCCCATAG